In one window of Helianthus annuus cultivar XRQ/B chromosome 17, HanXRQr2.0-SUNRISE, whole genome shotgun sequence DNA:
- the LOC110924194 gene encoding ABC transporter G family member 22-like, with protein MDVVYGGTSSMLGAFSSFTSLGRPFLLWSPYLISQHKTWVTHVFVTKGTGYAGFHATLRLLKDSYHVTTVDNRSCGNIGDVKVIQGMFPKPGRLQFIYVVLGDAKVVYGRPIRHGLVRLIFYKSFLAIKFWRGIKERRHDYFSWLRIMQIIATAVILGLLWWRSDVHSPKDMQNQAGLLFFIAVFWAFFPVFTIIFTFPQERAMLKKERAADMYKLSAYFIARTTSDIPLDLILPLIFLLIVYFMAGLLLTAQAFFLTMLIVFLCIVAAQGLGLAIGAAVMDLNKATTMAYVVVMAFMLAGGFFVKLTHSDVPVFISWLSYLSFKNHTYRLILKVQYWHISSVVDVIELDSGLKEAGALATMAITYRILAYMSLRQAA; from the exons ATGGATGTGGTGTATGGAGGGACCTCTTCGATGTTGGGGGCATTTTCGAGTTTTACTTCTTTGGGCCGTCCTTTCTTGCTGTGGTCGCCCTACTTG ATCTCACAACACAAAACATGGGTTACTCATGTTTTTGTAACCAAAGGAACGGGCTATGCTGGTTTTCACGCTACACTACGCCTTCTTAAGGACTCTTATCATGTAACCACAGTG GATAATCGATCTTGTGGAAACATAGGCGATGTTAAAGTTATTCAAGGCATGTTTCCTAAACCTGGGAGACTTCAGTTTATTTATGTTGTTCTAGGAGATGCAAAAGTT GTTTATGGGCGTCCAATAAGACACGGATTGGTTCGATTAATTTTTTATAAGTCCTTTTTGGCGATTAAG TTTTGGAGAGGGATTAAAGAAAGAAGACATGATTATTTTAGTTGGTTAAGAATCATGCAAATCATCGCAACTGCGGTCATCTTGGGACTTCTATGGTGGCGATCAGATGTTCATAGCCCAAAAGATATGCAGAATCAG GCAGGATTGCTTTTTTTCATTGCTGTGTTTTGGGCGTTTTTCCCAGTTTTTACAATAATTTTTACATTTCCTCAAGAACGCGCAATGCTGAAAAAGGAGAGAGCTGCTGATATGTACAAGCTCAGTGCGTATTTCATTGCTAGGACAACGAGTGATATCCCGCTAGATCTTATTCTTCCATTGATCTTCCTGTTGATTGTTTATTTCATGGCGGGCCTCCTATTAACCGCTCAAGCGTTTTTCCTAACTATGCTTATAGTCTTTTTGTGCATTGTTGCTGCTCA AGGGCTTGGACTAGCTATTGGTGCTGCAGTGATGGATTTGAACAAAGCAACAACTATGGCTTATGTAGTTGTAATGGCTTTCATGTTGGCTGGTGGTTTTTTCGTGAAGTTAACACATAGT GATGTTCCGGTTTTCATATCATGGTTAAGTTATTTGTCATTCAAAAATCACACATACAGACTTATTCTTAAAGTGCAATATTGGCATATAAGTTCTGTAGTTGATGTGATAGAATTAGACAGCGGGTTGAAGGAAGCGGGTGCACTGGCAACCATGGCTATCACCTACCGTATCTTGGCGTACATGTCTTTGCGACAAGCGGCTTAA
- the LOC110924193 gene encoding uncharacterized mitochondrial protein AtMg00810-like: MDKDLVSGLPKLEVNKEIVCAGCQYGKATQLPFKKSDYQASAPLELVHSDVFGPVKQSSLNGMRFTITFIDDYSIFVWTYFIKEKSEVFSKFKEFEADAEKMTGYQVKYLRSDNGREHIATEFWDVEEEISQLKANLCVRYKMKDLGKLIHFVGLELTYAGDNCLLHQTKYATDLLHKFSMNLCKAVITPMESGIRLYVDQGKEIEDPSEYRKLVGSLIYLTLSRPDISFAVGVLSRYMQCLRKPHLIALRRVLKYVKFTLGQGVWFKREHEPKLFGYCDADYAGDLNTRRSTTGYTFMYGSSPVTWCSKRQPTMTLSTTEAEYRAVAMVAQEGVWLIRLMQDLHPIVNYQVKMFCDSSSAIKLAEISVFHARTNT, encoded by the exons ATGGATAAGGATCTTGTAAGTGGGCTGCCCAAGTTAGAGGTAAATAAAGAAATTGTTTGCGCAGGGTGTCAATATGGGAAAGCCACTCAATTGCCGTTCAAGAAATCCGATTACCAGGCTTCTGCTCCACTCGAACTTGTACACTCTGATGTCTTTGGACCCGTTAAACAATCATCACTGAATGGTATGCGATTTACGATTAcattcattgatgattattcaaTATTTGTATGGACCTATTTTATTAAAGAAAAATCGGAGGTGTTTTCCAAATTTAAAGAGTTTGAAGCAGATGCAGAGAAGATGACAGGTTACCAGGTTAAGTATCTTCGATCAGACAATGGAAGAGAACACATCGCCACCGAGTTCT GGGATGTTGAAGAAGAGATTAGTCAACTCAAGGCCAATCTGTGTGTTCGGTACAAGATGAAGGATCTTGGAAAGTTAATTCATTTTGTTGGTTTGGAATTAACCTATGCTGGTGATAATTGCTTACTGCACCAGACCAAATATGCAACTGATCTGTTGCATAAGTTTAGTATGAATTTGTGCAAAGCTGTAATTACTCCAATGGAATCTGGTATCAGATTATATGTTGATCAAGGAAAGGAGATTGAAGATCCATCGGAATACAGAAAATTGGTGGGGAGTTTGATCTACCTCACTCTGTCTAGACCCGACATTTCATTTGCAGTAGGGGTTCTGAGTAGGTACATGCAGTGCCTGAGAAAGCCTCACCTCATTGCTCTTCGGAGAGTTTTAAAGTATGTGAAGTTTACTTTGGGTCAAGGTGTATGGTTCAAGAGGGAGCATGAGCCCAAGTTATTTGGATACTGCGATGCTGATTATGCAGGTGATTTGAATACAAGGAGATCAACTACTGGTTACACCTTTATGTATGGGTCAAGTCCAGTCACATGGTGTAGCAAACGACAGCCAACTATGACATTGTCTACCACTGAAGCAGAGTATCGAGCAGTTGCAATGGTAGCACAAGAAGGTGTTTGGTTAATCAGGTTGATGCAAGATTTGCATCCAATAGTGAATTATCAAGTGAAGATGTTTTGTGACAGCAGCTCTGCAATTAAGTTAGCTGAAATCTCGGTCTTTCATGCTCGTACTAACACATAG